One Polyangiaceae bacterium genomic window carries:
- a CDS encoding response regulator translates to MTARILIVDDNQNLAKNLRDVLEGASELGAEVALAPTGRQAREHADREGFDVAVVDVKLPDESGVDLIRPLRESCPHGEIVLLTGNATVDIAIAALRAGAFAFVLKSFRPAELISTVAQALEKVALKREREELERRYRAIVDAADVLIVGLDARGRVTLWNPRIAAVTGISTEEAVSSNLAENTLEEDGRRRFAQAFMSVRDEGTPRDVEVGLRDAMGAIRIVRWHLSAVKGSGNRVDLVYGIGIDVTERRALERRAQLAEALNAMAPLALGLAHEIRNPLNAAVLELHLLGRGIDRLSESAARDPLRARVRIVESEIKRLERLLTDFLELARPRAPQREPVDLSRVVEDVLELEAEAIASHHIKLVREFDPTVMALGDVEKLKQVVLNLVVNALDVMPDGGELRAFSGGDEREVWLGIADTGPGVDPHILAEIFDPFFTTKPAGTGLGLAIVRKLVEQHAGRVVVDTKKGEGTAVRVHLPRLHGAT, encoded by the coding sequence TTGACGGCGCGGATTCTCATCGTCGACGACAATCAGAACCTGGCAAAAAACCTGCGTGACGTGCTCGAAGGGGCGAGCGAGCTCGGGGCCGAAGTGGCGCTTGCGCCGACGGGTCGGCAAGCGCGCGAGCACGCTGATCGCGAAGGCTTCGACGTGGCGGTCGTCGATGTAAAGCTTCCCGACGAAAGCGGCGTGGATCTGATCCGACCTTTGCGCGAATCGTGCCCGCATGGAGAAATCGTCTTGCTCACGGGCAATGCGACGGTCGACATTGCGATTGCGGCGCTGAGGGCCGGTGCGTTCGCGTTCGTTTTGAAATCGTTTCGTCCTGCCGAGCTCATTTCGACGGTCGCGCAAGCGCTCGAAAAAGTGGCGCTCAAACGAGAGCGCGAAGAGCTCGAAAGGCGTTATCGTGCCATCGTCGACGCGGCCGACGTGCTCATCGTGGGCCTCGATGCGCGTGGTCGAGTGACTTTGTGGAATCCTCGCATTGCGGCCGTGACGGGCATATCGACGGAGGAAGCGGTGAGCAGCAATCTCGCTGAAAACACGCTCGAGGAAGATGGCCGGCGCAGGTTCGCTCAAGCTTTCATGAGCGTGCGGGACGAAGGAACCCCACGAGATGTCGAAGTGGGATTGCGCGACGCGATGGGTGCCATTCGTATCGTGCGCTGGCATTTGAGTGCCGTGAAGGGTTCAGGAAATCGAGTGGACCTCGTGTATGGCATTGGTATCGACGTCACCGAACGCCGGGCGCTCGAACGCCGGGCACAATTGGCCGAGGCGCTGAATGCAATGGCGCCGCTTGCGTTGGGTCTTGCGCACGAGATTCGGAATCCTTTGAATGCCGCGGTGCTCGAATTGCATTTGCTCGGCCGCGGTATCGACAGGCTATCGGAGAGCGCGGCGCGAGACCCCCTCAGGGCTCGCGTGCGTATCGTGGAGAGCGAAATCAAGCGGCTCGAGCGCCTCTTGACCGACTTTCTCGAGCTTGCGCGTCCGCGCGCTCCGCAGCGCGAGCCGGTCGATTTGTCACGCGTCGTGGAGGACGTACTCGAGCTCGAAGCCGAAGCGATTGCGTCGCATCACATCAAATTGGTCCGCGAATTCGATCCCACCGTCATGGCGCTGGGTGATGTGGAAAAACTCAAGCAAGTCGTGCTGAACCTCGTCGTCAATGCGCTCGACGTGATGCCGGATGGAGGCGAATTGCGCGCATTTTCGGGAGGTGACGAGCGCGAGGTATGGCTTGGCATTGCGGATACGGGGCCTGGTGTGGATCCGCATATTTTGGCAGAGATCTTCGATCCATTTTTCACGACGAAACCGGCTGGTACGGGCTTGGGTCTCGCCATCGTACGAAAGCTCGTGGAACAACACGCAGGTCGCGTCGTCGTCGACACGAAAAAAGGTGAGGGGACGGCGGTGCGCGTGCATTTACCGCGGCTGCATGGGGCGACGTGA
- a CDS encoding protein kinase, with amino-acid sequence MGEHRGGPESNPGGTHFAPGTVVGGKFTLQRVIAFGAMGTVFEARDMFVERQVALKLMHPHLAFDANMVTRFRREAQAAARIHHPNVVIVFEVGKHRDTAFYIAQELLLGKTLRQHLDARRSLDLAEAISIAVPVMGGLAAAHACDIVHRDLKPENVVFSRTSTGEFIPKIIDFGIAKVHHDIGTNVLSHFGTLMGTLQYMSPEQVDGKPVDARADVWAMGVMLYEMLTGERPFDSDNAGAVLHMILTKVPAPLEAKAPHAAPFSAAIHRALSKNPDERFPHMQAFQDELIGIRDAARVPIIALRDKPRSTTLVGLNAAVAPPSKTELDPKRLISEEQKKDETRRIRPASASHDGEGPISFTPMLQPEMEWRDEPMSNSVREVDWIEQAEHALSVNALRYAADSAERAFSAPDISHEVQARMWLVQAIAKYWLGEFVQAYDAAEKAKKRLSPGSTGWHAAFGHLVIAAGHLGRKPVLFAAAKELETLAKNTGGITNQAHLVSGCRLAVFAMRTGLVEIAHRLMREAVHSSENTADTAPFVRAWIDVASAEIALHSGDLTAYVQHIHSAVELFTSASDLRNACLQRANLGNGFLQLGAHELAASALEESIGIAEPMQLAFISGVARANLGISLANLGRIDEGIQSLTVALEHSRVQGNVRAEAYAMTYLARMLATQNQVEVALASAKQAAHLAENVPGLRGFALAVQADILLTQGQPAAALDLATAAMGILQELEGVEEGESLIRVVHALALRGIGHAQEGKRWINMARRGLRAKAARISDERWRQCFLENDPDNARLIRVAAQWAQLS; translated from the coding sequence ATGGGCGAACATCGAGGAGGACCCGAAAGCAATCCAGGCGGAACGCACTTTGCGCCCGGTACCGTCGTAGGTGGCAAGTTCACCTTGCAGCGCGTCATCGCTTTCGGTGCCATGGGCACGGTGTTCGAGGCTCGGGACATGTTCGTCGAGCGGCAAGTGGCGCTCAAGTTGATGCACCCGCACCTTGCGTTCGATGCGAACATGGTGACTCGGTTCCGGCGCGAGGCGCAAGCGGCGGCACGGATTCACCATCCCAACGTGGTGATCGTGTTCGAGGTGGGCAAACACCGTGACACTGCGTTTTACATTGCGCAAGAGCTACTCCTGGGAAAAACCCTTCGCCAACACCTCGATGCCCGACGGTCGCTGGATTTGGCCGAAGCCATATCGATTGCCGTTCCCGTCATGGGGGGGCTTGCCGCAGCGCACGCGTGCGACATCGTGCATCGCGACCTGAAGCCGGAGAACGTGGTTTTTTCGCGCACGTCGACGGGCGAATTCATTCCCAAAATCATCGACTTCGGTATCGCCAAGGTCCATCACGACATCGGGACGAACGTGCTTTCGCATTTCGGCACGCTGATGGGAACGCTCCAATACATGTCGCCCGAACAAGTGGACGGCAAACCGGTGGATGCTCGGGCCGACGTGTGGGCGATGGGCGTCATGCTTTACGAAATGCTCACGGGCGAGCGGCCTTTCGATAGTGACAATGCGGGTGCCGTTTTGCACATGATATTGACCAAGGTGCCCGCGCCGCTCGAAGCGAAAGCGCCGCACGCAGCGCCGTTTTCGGCGGCCATTCATCGAGCGCTCAGCAAAAACCCGGACGAACGTTTTCCGCACATGCAAGCGTTCCAGGACGAGCTCATTGGTATTCGTGATGCCGCTCGAGTGCCCATCATCGCGCTTCGCGACAAACCGCGTTCGACGACGCTCGTGGGGCTCAACGCCGCAGTCGCTCCACCGTCGAAGACCGAGCTCGATCCGAAGAGGCTCATCAGCGAAGAACAGAAAAAGGACGAGACGCGCAGGATTCGACCAGCGTCGGCATCGCACGACGGTGAAGGGCCCATTTCGTTCACGCCGATGCTTCAGCCCGAAATGGAATGGCGCGACGAACCCATGTCCAACTCGGTCCGGGAAGTGGACTGGATCGAGCAAGCCGAACATGCATTGTCCGTCAATGCGCTTCGTTATGCGGCAGATTCTGCCGAGCGCGCGTTTTCGGCTCCGGACATTTCGCACGAAGTGCAGGCGCGCATGTGGCTCGTGCAGGCCATTGCCAAGTACTGGCTCGGTGAATTCGTGCAGGCTTACGATGCAGCCGAAAAGGCGAAAAAGAGGCTTTCGCCGGGCAGCACGGGATGGCATGCAGCGTTCGGGCACCTCGTGATTGCCGCCGGGCACTTGGGTCGAAAGCCGGTGCTCTTTGCCGCCGCGAAAGAACTCGAAACGCTGGCGAAAAACACGGGAGGAATCACGAACCAAGCGCATCTCGTATCGGGCTGCCGGCTGGCGGTTTTCGCCATGCGCACGGGACTCGTGGAAATTGCCCACAGGCTGATGCGTGAAGCGGTCCATTCTTCGGAAAATACGGCAGACACAGCGCCCTTCGTACGCGCATGGATCGACGTCGCATCAGCGGAAATCGCCCTGCATTCTGGTGATCTCACGGCATATGTGCAACACATTCATTCAGCCGTGGAGCTTTTTACGTCGGCCAGTGATTTGCGTAATGCGTGCCTGCAGCGCGCAAATTTGGGCAATGGATTCCTTCAGCTCGGCGCTCACGAGCTTGCCGCCAGCGCGCTCGAAGAGAGCATCGGTATTGCCGAACCGATGCAGCTTGCCTTCATTTCCGGCGTAGCTCGGGCAAACCTGGGCATTTCGCTCGCGAACCTCGGACGCATCGACGAAGGCATTCAGTCGCTCACGGTGGCGCTCGAACATTCACGCGTGCAAGGAAACGTGCGCGCGGAAGCGTATGCCATGACGTACCTCGCGCGAATGCTCGCCACGCAAAACCAAGTCGAAGTGGCGCTCGCATCCGCAAAACAAGCGGCTCATTTGGCTGAAAACGTACCGGGCCTGCGCGGGTTTGCCCTGGCGGTCCAAGCCGACATTTTGCTCACGCAGGGACAACCCGCTGCAGCGCTCGATCTGGCAACGGCGGCCATGGGCATTTTGCAGGAGCTCGAAGGCGTAGAAGAAGGCGAATCGCTCATTCGCGTGGTGCACGCGCTCGCGCTCCGAGGCATTGGGCACGCGCAAGAAGGCAAGCGGTGGATCAACATGGCGCGACGCGGGCTACGCGCCAAGGCCGCACGAATCAGCGATGAACGCTGGCGTCAATGCTTTCTCGAAAACGATCCCGACAATGCGCGGCTCATTCGAGTGGCAGCGCAGTGGGCGCAGCTTTCGTAG
- the obgE gene encoding GTPase ObgE, producing the protein MRFVDECRVKVVAGSGGNGSVAFRREKYVPFGGPSGGDGGRGGDVVLEGDSGMSTLLDFVYARKVEAERGEHGQGKEKYGRGGADRVERVPLGTQIYDAETGELIADVTEHGQRVVVVKGGRGGRGNMHFATPEERAPRRAEKGEPGEERELRLELKVLADVGLVGFPNAGKSTFVSAVSHARPKIADYPFTTLTPHLGVVEVGGGRRAGGASFVVADIPGLVPGASEGVGLGIQFLRHLERTGVLLHLVTLDHGEGRDPLKDYRAIRKEIKKYSEELAARPEIVALSKADLPDVREAYPALKKRFGRAKIPLHLISAATGDGMPEIIAALWDIVKANKKATSSA; encoded by the coding sequence ATGCGGTTCGTGGACGAATGTCGAGTCAAGGTCGTGGCGGGCAGCGGCGGTAACGGATCCGTCGCATTTCGCCGCGAAAAGTATGTTCCTTTCGGCGGCCCTTCGGGCGGCGACGGAGGTCGCGGCGGCGACGTGGTGCTCGAAGGAGACTCGGGCATGAGCACGCTGCTCGACTTCGTCTACGCCCGAAAGGTCGAGGCGGAACGCGGCGAACACGGGCAAGGCAAAGAAAAGTACGGGCGCGGCGGAGCCGATCGCGTGGAACGCGTGCCACTCGGAACGCAGATCTACGACGCGGAAACAGGCGAGCTCATCGCGGACGTGACCGAGCACGGTCAACGCGTGGTGGTGGTGAAAGGAGGTCGCGGCGGACGTGGAAACATGCACTTTGCGACGCCCGAAGAACGAGCGCCACGCCGCGCCGAAAAAGGCGAACCCGGCGAAGAGCGCGAACTTCGTTTGGAGCTCAAAGTATTGGCCGACGTGGGTCTCGTGGGTTTTCCGAACGCCGGCAAGAGCACGTTTGTCTCGGCCGTGTCCCACGCTCGGCCGAAAATTGCCGACTACCCCTTCACGACGCTGACGCCGCATCTGGGTGTCGTGGAAGTCGGCGGCGGGCGGCGAGCTGGCGGGGCGTCGTTTGTCGTGGCGGACATCCCGGGGCTCGTTCCGGGCGCGAGCGAAGGCGTAGGCTTGGGGATTCAGTTCTTGCGTCACCTCGAACGTACGGGAGTTCTTCTGCACCTCGTGACGCTCGATCACGGTGAAGGACGTGATCCATTGAAGGATTACCGAGCCATTCGCAAGGAAATCAAGAAGTACAGTGAAGAGCTCGCTGCGCGTCCGGAAATCGTCGCGCTGTCGAAAGCGGACCTTCCGGACGTGCGTGAAGCGTACCCGGCGCTCAAAAAACGGTTTGGCCGGGCCAAGATCCCGCTGCACCTCATCAGCGCGGCGACGGGCGACGGGATGCCGGAAATCATTGCGGCCCTATGGGACATCGTGAAGGCAAACAAGAAGGCGACGTCGAGCGCGTGA
- a CDS encoding Rpn family recombination-promoting nuclease/putative transposase produces the protein MTNASDEAPDKPQPALEPGDATSPHDALFYRTFSKPEHAAAELRCIFGLELSARVEWNTLRPLSLKFVDAKLTGRYADVLYAVKIGGKEALVYILWEHKSHFDPWTPLQLLEYEVRIWRSFLEDPANKGATRLPVILPVVLHHSERGWRGSLRFRDLFDVAPDDADLLAPYMVDFGFLLDDISKAGAEAIDLRPITPEGRLVLFALRFGRTPSKFFDELPRMAQVLVAVWKQPHGDLVFATVIWYLKTVGKVPEAEIRMAMQRTLEQQAVEYILHPERWLEQQGIKQGELMGELMGELRRELTGELKGKRNTLKQQLGARFGALPQEALARIDAATAKDLDAMVLRVLTADSLDEVLGTSTGSE, from the coding sequence ATGACGAACGCCAGCGACGAAGCTCCCGACAAACCACAGCCAGCGCTCGAACCGGGCGATGCGACGTCGCCGCACGATGCGCTGTTTTACCGCACCTTTTCCAAGCCCGAGCATGCGGCAGCCGAATTGCGGTGCATTTTCGGCCTCGAGCTCTCGGCGCGCGTCGAATGGAATACGCTCAGACCGCTGTCGCTCAAGTTCGTCGATGCAAAACTCACCGGAAGGTACGCCGACGTTTTGTATGCCGTCAAGATTGGCGGCAAAGAAGCGCTGGTCTACATTCTTTGGGAGCACAAGTCGCACTTCGATCCCTGGACGCCCCTGCAACTACTCGAATACGAAGTGCGCATTTGGCGTTCGTTTCTCGAGGATCCAGCGAACAAAGGGGCAACTCGGTTGCCAGTCATCCTTCCGGTGGTGCTTCACCACAGCGAACGAGGCTGGAGGGGATCGCTCCGATTTCGGGATTTGTTCGATGTCGCGCCGGACGATGCGGATTTGCTCGCTCCGTACATGGTCGATTTCGGATTTTTGCTGGACGACATCAGCAAAGCCGGCGCCGAAGCGATTGATTTGCGTCCGATCACGCCGGAAGGACGCCTCGTCTTGTTTGCGTTGCGGTTTGGCCGGACGCCGAGCAAGTTCTTCGACGAACTGCCCAGGATGGCGCAAGTGCTCGTGGCGGTGTGGAAACAGCCGCACGGAGACCTTGTCTTCGCGACGGTCATCTGGTATTTGAAGACGGTCGGCAAGGTGCCTGAAGCGGAGATACGCATGGCGATGCAACGAACCCTCGAACAACAGGCTGTCGAATACATCCTGCACCCGGAACGATGGCTCGAGCAGCAAGGGATCAAGCAGGGTGAACTCATGGGGGAGCTCATGGGGGAGCTGAGGAGGGAGCTGACGGGGGAGCTGAAGGGTAAACGCAACACCCTGAAGCAACAGCTCGGCGCCCGCTTCGGCGCGCTGCCGCAAGAGGCGCTCGCAAGGATCGACGCAGCGACCGCAAAGGACCTCGACGCCATGGTGCTGCGCGTGCTTACCGCAGACTCGCTCGACGAAGTGCTGGGCACGTCGACCGGCTCCGAGTGA
- a CDS encoding type II toxin-antitoxin system VapC family toxin → MKPTLYVETTIISYLTSRPSHDLVRAAHQQVTRDWWDARSAFDLYISQFVLDEAGAGDLEASQRRLAALEGIALLDVVSEARLLAAEILRLGGMPAKAYVDALHVAVAAAHGIDYLLTWNCKHIANPAMRGKVEMICRATGFEAPVICTPVEFMQE, encoded by the coding sequence ATGAAGCCCACTTTGTATGTTGAAACGACGATAATCAGCTATCTCACCTCCAGGCCGAGTCATGACCTCGTGCGCGCGGCGCATCAGCAGGTAACGCGAGACTGGTGGGACGCGCGATCGGCATTCGATCTCTACATCTCTCAGTTTGTTCTGGATGAGGCTGGCGCAGGCGACCTCGAGGCATCGCAGCGCCGATTGGCCGCGCTCGAGGGCATCGCTCTGCTCGACGTAGTTTCGGAGGCAAGGCTGCTCGCAGCCGAGATCCTGCGGCTTGGCGGCATGCCGGCGAAGGCGTACGTGGATGCGTTGCATGTCGCGGTTGCGGCGGCACACGGCATCGACTACCTGCTGACGTGGAATTGCAAGCACATCGCGAATCCGGCAATGCGAGGCAAAGTAGAAATGATCTGCAGGGCAACAGGGTTCGAGGCGCCCGTCATTTGTACGCCGGTCGAATTCATGCAAGAGTAG
- the guaD gene encoding guanine deaminase translates to MGGPLKTGFRGKVLTACADAAGLRYLEDGLVVLDDQGRIAEVDAYSLDLARDVTVRDVRPWLISPGFVDAHLHFPQIRVIGSASGPLLPWLERTVFPEEARFVDVKHARTVAEELVQRLASAGTTTAVLYSSSSPQATRVLFEMLSQSGIRAIAGLTLMDQNCPDALRVPADRALEAAAELVQAFHGYDHGRLAFAMTPRFAPTCSRALLEGAAQLAHDKKLYVQTHISENADEVDAALEVHPWANDYLDVYEKTGLLGSRSLLAHAIHLSSSEWDRIRDHDARVVHCPDSNFFLGSGRHRLSEPQRRGIRVAVGTDVAAGRTFDVRRILSSAYDNALCLGDRVAPADLFRLGTLGGAEALGMEKAIGSLEPGKDADICLIELPDYVNGEANVLSRVVFGSDTALVRETYVRGKQLV, encoded by the coding sequence ATGGGGGGACCATTGAAAACGGGATTTCGTGGCAAGGTATTGACGGCATGTGCGGACGCAGCCGGCCTTCGGTACCTCGAAGATGGCCTGGTCGTTCTGGACGACCAAGGCCGAATTGCCGAAGTCGACGCGTATTCGCTCGATCTTGCGCGTGACGTGACCGTGCGCGACGTGCGCCCGTGGCTCATCTCGCCAGGGTTTGTCGACGCGCATTTGCACTTCCCACAAATCCGCGTCATTGGCAGCGCATCGGGCCCCCTCTTGCCATGGCTCGAACGTACGGTTTTTCCCGAAGAAGCCCGGTTTGTCGATGTAAAACATGCTCGTACGGTTGCCGAAGAGCTCGTGCAGCGATTGGCATCGGCTGGCACGACGACGGCGGTGTTATATTCCAGCTCGAGTCCCCAAGCGACGAGGGTGCTTTTTGAAATGCTCTCCCAAAGCGGCATTCGCGCCATTGCGGGTCTCACGCTCATGGATCAAAACTGCCCCGACGCGCTACGCGTGCCTGCCGATCGAGCGCTCGAGGCTGCCGCGGAGCTCGTCCAGGCATTTCATGGTTACGATCATGGACGCCTTGCATTTGCCATGACGCCTCGATTTGCACCAACATGTTCTCGTGCCCTTTTGGAAGGTGCAGCGCAGCTTGCTCACGATAAAAAATTATATGTGCAGACGCACATTTCCGAGAATGCCGACGAAGTGGATGCGGCGCTCGAAGTTCATCCCTGGGCAAACGATTATCTCGACGTATACGAAAAAACGGGCCTCCTTGGTTCGCGTTCTCTTCTGGCGCATGCCATTCATTTGTCGAGCTCGGAATGGGATAGGATTCGCGACCACGACGCGCGCGTGGTGCATTGCCCCGATTCGAACTTTTTCCTTGGCAGTGGTCGGCATCGATTGAGCGAGCCGCAGCGGCGGGGGATTCGAGTTGCCGTGGGGACCGACGTTGCGGCGGGACGAACGTTCGACGTGCGGCGCATTTTGTCGTCGGCGTATGACAATGCGCTTTGTTTGGGCGATCGAGTTGCACCAGCGGACCTATTCCGGCTGGGAACGCTGGGTGGTGCCGAAGCGCTCGGGATGGAAAAGGCCATTGGGAGCCTCGAGCCGGGCAAGGATGCGGACATTTGTTTGATTGAGCTACCGGATTACGTGAACGGCGAGGCGAACGTGCTTTCGCGTGTCGTCTTCGGCAGCGATACGGCCCTCGTGCGCGAAACGTACGTGCGCGGGAAACAATTGGTTTGA
- a CDS encoding Rpn family recombination-promoting nuclease/putative transposase — translation MTNASDDDPDKPQPALEPGEATSPHDALFYRTFSKPEHAAAELRCIFGLELSARVQWDTLRPLSLKFVDAKLTGRYADVLYAVKIGGKETLVYILWEHKSQYDPWTPLQLLEYEVRIWRSFLEDPANKGATRLPVIIPVVLHHSERGWKGSLRFRDLFDVAPEDKDLLAQYMVDFGFLLDDIGIVGAEAIEKRPITPEGRLVLFALRFGRTPSKFFDERPRMAQVLMAVRNSRTGPCLRDGHWRGG, via the coding sequence ATGACGAACGCCAGCGACGACGATCCCGACAAACCACAGCCAGCGCTCGAACCGGGCGAAGCGACGTCGCCGCACGATGCGCTGTTTTACCGGACCTTTTCCAAGCCCGAGCATGCGGCCGCGGAATTGCGGTGCATTTTCGGGCTCGAGCTTTCAGCGCGCGTCCAATGGGATACGCTCAGGCCGCTGTCGCTCAAGTTCGTCGATGCAAAACTCACCGGAAGATACGCCGACGTTTTGTATGCCGTGAAGATTGGCGGCAAAGAAACGCTGGTCTACATTCTTTGGGAGCACAAGTCTCAGTATGATCCCTGGACGCCGCTGCAACTGCTCGAATATGAAGTGCGCATTTGGCGATCGTTTCTCGAGGATCCAGCGAACAAAGGAGCAACTCGGCTGCCCGTTATCATCCCGGTGGTGCTTCATCACAGCGAACGAGGCTGGAAGGGATCGCTCCGATTTCGGGATTTGTTCGACGTCGCGCCGGAAGACAAGGATTTGCTCGCTCAGTACATGGTCGATTTCGGATTTTTGCTGGACGACATCGGCATAGTCGGCGCCGAAGCGATTGAAAAGCGTCCGATCACGCCGGAAGGACGCCTCGTCTTGTTTGCATTGCGGTTTGGCCGGACGCCGAGCAAGTTCTTCGACGAGCGGCCCAGAATGGCGCAAGTGCTCATGGCGGTGAGGAACAGCCGCACGGGACCTTGTCTTCGCGACGGTCACTGGAGGGGCGGGTAA
- a CDS encoding SUMF1/EgtB/PvdO family nonheme iron enzyme: MPNSPAPNESSKRWSSRQLQIAAGLGVVAGVVVGASVGASVVLHYTQRQGLPLQLALGAIKGALPRPLAHEWRLVKGKHWQIVTKSSAEPMSTTDMLEGNRGLCPSGMIEVKGNMKVDPSPTAAYDGKSVEEMQKTTCTKWINRDYPERCAVFDRDKWLAISKELTTKPMHFCMDRFEYPNERGAFPVILVNFNEASDMCTAQGKRLCDESEWTFACEGDEAQPYPYGYVRDPEACVIDNKWRPYNETAMQPRDSLRAMNELDRLWQGVASGSRPRCKSPFGVYDMTGNVDEWTRGVRTWERPSILKGGYWGPVRTRCRPSTRSHDENHTFYQQGFRCCADMGTTLIEKRFSADGAAAPLPREAQ, translated from the coding sequence ATGCCAAATTCCCCTGCGCCCAATGAATCTTCGAAGCGATGGTCCTCCCGCCAGCTTCAGATCGCTGCGGGTCTCGGCGTCGTTGCGGGTGTCGTCGTGGGCGCCTCCGTGGGCGCCTCGGTCGTGCTTCATTACACCCAGAGGCAGGGGCTTCCGCTTCAGCTTGCGCTCGGAGCCATCAAAGGTGCGTTGCCTCGACCGCTCGCGCACGAATGGCGACTCGTGAAAGGCAAGCATTGGCAGATCGTTACGAAATCATCCGCGGAGCCCATGAGCACGACCGACATGCTCGAAGGAAACCGCGGCCTATGCCCATCCGGCATGATTGAAGTCAAAGGCAACATGAAGGTCGATCCTTCGCCCACGGCGGCATACGACGGCAAGTCTGTCGAAGAGATGCAGAAGACGACGTGCACGAAATGGATCAACCGGGACTATCCCGAGCGTTGTGCCGTTTTCGATCGCGACAAGTGGCTTGCGATTTCCAAGGAATTGACCACGAAGCCCATGCATTTCTGTATGGATCGTTTTGAATATCCGAACGAACGCGGCGCATTTCCAGTCATTTTGGTGAATTTCAACGAAGCCAGCGACATGTGCACTGCCCAAGGCAAACGACTTTGCGATGAAAGTGAATGGACGTTTGCTTGTGAAGGTGACGAGGCGCAACCGTATCCTTACGGTTATGTTCGCGACCCCGAAGCTTGCGTCATCGACAACAAATGGCGCCCCTACAATGAAACCGCCATGCAACCTCGCGATTCGCTCCGCGCCATGAACGAGCTCGACAGGTTGTGGCAGGGCGTCGCGAGTGGCTCGCGGCCTCGATGCAAGAGCCCCTTTGGCGTGTACGACATGACGGGCAACGTCGATGAATGGACGCGCGGCGTGCGCACGTGGGAAAGACCGTCGATATTGAAGGGCGGATATTGGGGACCGGTACGAACGCGATGTCGCCCATCGACGCGATCGCACGACGAAAACCACACGTTTTATCAGCAGGGGTTCCGCTGCTGCGCCGACATGGGCACGACGCTCATCGAAAAGCGTTTTTCCGCGGATGGAGCGGCGGCGCCATTGCCGAGGGAAGCGCAATGA